A stretch of Caenorhabditis elegans chromosome IV DNA encodes these proteins:
- the epi-1 gene encoding Laminin-like protein epi-1 (Confirmed by transcript evidence): protein MSPYDSSPWATKALFLIVTLLAQFTYSQVLTPSQITISHRKPITATSTCGEIQGQPVTEIYCSLTGSTQYTPLNSYSYQDDEQQKSWSQYENPMVRGGHGCGHCNAGNENSHPAANMVDGNNSWWMSPPLSRGLQHNEVNITIDLEQEFHVAYVWIQMANSPRPGSWVLERSTDHGKTYQPWFNFAENAAECMRRFGMESLSPISEDDSVTCRTDMASLQPLENAEMVIRILEHRPSSRQFATSEALQNFTRATNVRLRLLGTRTLQGHLMDMNEWRDPTVTRRYFYAIKEIMIGGRCVCNGHAVTCDILEPQRPKSLLCRCEHNTCGDMCERCCPGFVQKQWQAATAHNNFTCEACNCFGRSNECEYDAEVDLNKQSIDSQGNYEGGGVCKNCRENTEGVNCNKCSFGYFRPEGVTWNEPQPCKVCDCDPDKHTGACAEETGKCECLPRFVGEDCDQCASGYYDAPKCKPCECNVNGTIGDVCLPEDGQCPCKAGFGGTFCETCADGYTNVTAGCVECVCDATGSEHGNCSASTGQCECKPAYAGLSCDKCQVGYFGDDCKFCNCDPMGTEGGVCDQTTGQCLCKEGFAGDKCDRCDIAFYGYPNCKACACDGAGITSPECDATSGQCPCNGNFTGRTCDKCAAGFYNYPDCRGCECLLSGAKGQTCDSNGQCYCKGNFEGERCDRCKPNFYNFPICEECNCNPSGVTRDFQGCDKVSPGELCSCRKHVTGRICDQCKPTFWDLQYHHEDGCRSCDCNVNGTISGLNTCDLKTGQCMCKKNADGRRCDQCADGFYRLNSYNQMGCESCHCDIGGALRAECDITSGQCKCRPRVTGLRCDQPIENHYFPTLWHNQYEAEDAHTEDQKPVRFAVDPEQFADFSWRGYAVFSPIQDKILIDVDITKATVYRLLFRYRNPTSVPVTATVTINPRFTHTHDVEQTGKATFAPGDLPAMKEITVDGKPFVLNPGKWSLAISTKQRLFLDYVVVLPAEYYEGTVLRQRAPQPCLSHSTKNTTCVDLIYPPIPSVSRQFVDMDKVPFNYINEDGTTTALEHVPVEILLSEITGPAAFVRADENPRVVEAKLDVPETGEYVIVLEYHNREETDGNIGVGISQNDKEVLNGNAVIHHCPYATFCRELVSSEGTIPYIPLEKGEATVRLNIKPNHEFGLAGVQLIKKSDFSSEYLQQVPVCIKKDARCVQQSYPPAADSVTTEAESGSNMDKSILGDKLPFPVSNSKEMRVVPLDDAQATVEISGVVPTRGHYMFMVHYFNPDNTPINIDVLIQNEHYFQGDSCNSFACYNKYSSRFIFNASVPLAFCPSISGCRALIRDKERPEVIQFYMDDKYTATFYHNSSQKGPIYIDSITAVPYNSYKDKLMEPLALDLSNEFLKECSEDNLKNHPESVSDFCKQKIFSLTTDFNAAALSCDCVAQGSESFQCEQYGGQCKCKPGVIGRRCERCAPGYYNFPECIKCQCNAGQQCDERTGQCFCPPHVEGQTCDRCVSNAFGYDPLIGCQKCGCHPQGSEGGNLVCDPESGQCLCRESMGGRQCDRCLAGFYGFPHCYGCSCNRAGTTEEICDATNAQCKCKENVYGGRCEACKAGTFDLSAENPLGCVNCFCFGVTDSCRSSMYPVTIMSVDMSSFLTTDDNGMVDNKDDTVIYTSEETSPNSVYFNVPIEKKDYTTSYGLKLTFKLSTVPRGGRKSMNADADVRLTGANMTIEYWASEQPTNPEEQFTVKCKLVPENFLTAEGKTVTREELMKVLHSLQNITLKASYFDHPKTSTLYEFGLEISEPNGVDSVIKASSVEQCQCPAPYTGPSCQLCASGYHRVQSGSFLGACVPCECNGHSATCDPDTGICTDCEHNTNGDHCEFCNEGHYGNATNGSPYDCMACACPFAPTNNFAKSCDVSEEGQLLQCNCKPGYTGDRCDRCASGFFGHPQISGESCSPCQCNGNNNLTDSRSCHPNSGDCYLCEQNTDGRHCESCAAWFYGDAVTAKNCSSCECSQCGSQYCDNKSGGCECKINVEGDSCDRCKPDHWGFSKCQGCQGCHCGTAAFNTQCNVENGQCTCRPGATGMRCEHCEHGYWNYGEHGCDKCDCEADLSMGTVCDVRTGQCHCQEGATGSRCDQCLPSYLRIPTYGCRRCDECVHHLIGDVDNLELEIDVLGTAIANISSATIVGARLARNKKEFNDINEITKMLNDEENSFGNVFGDAQDILTNSTQIQNKLVRTKTHSQNSVSSAKNITLNGTEFLQEVMKRAQRARQSVRSLAEIALAIGSSSKAVNVDPRLLKEAEETLMTLEAASADQYPEKAQTVPGKLEEIQKKIQEETEKLDKQKETFEAQKKRAEELAAYLNSAQQLLKESKSKADKSNNIAKMLQLTKVENLVAAITDDLERVEAAKGEFQKLNVAIGNITENLKDKREEMTHAVTTLNETRNDVAEALEAAKKRVRRDEKSVDMQLVNAKAHELHLQATTLRQTFDNNKDNTDQAVEAANAFSNLTDTLKNAKAQIDNAYEALSAEPAFAESVQNARDKPFPDETKEKIDALSKTVSQDLKETEKLKKQLEQLTELSEKLRKRKEAVKAGIPKYSKNTLDSIDEKVQEVEKLKAEIDANIEETRAKISEIAGKAEEITEKANSAMEGIRLARRNSVQLNKLAPVIVSKFEELKKLSSARSAKVDSVSDKVSQIKEMIAVARDAANRIKLGAHFEKGSSLDLNIPQRVTRSAAHADISFYFRTEQEHGIPLFFGNEETAVGSRAVPTADYVAAEIEYGRPKITVDLGDAPAVVKLDTPVNDGLWRRLNIERIGKTVSVTLSKPNSVETAETKSSVAGGNKSVLNLNQQISRLFVGGVPTSARISKDLYNRDFVGDIESLKLHGEPIGLWNSREKGNTNVNGAQKKPKITDNADELVVSLDGEGYTSYKPSHWNPRKATKISLSFLTFSPHGLLFFVGKDKDFMALELSDGGVKLSVDLGSGVGQWITESSNYNDGKWHTVSIVREEKHVKIMIDGETEVLEGDVPGKDSEMSVTEFLYIGGTPSGLSVRTTIVPLRGCIKSVKLGSDNVDLESSHASKGVRSGCPLHSVRTVSFLSDRTTASFNNATEFSEDVSVTFKFKTRSIRQPSSLFTVNDDEDSVLSVSINEDGILTVTSGEDIATLELAASPDEKWHYVSIRKTKYIIRIDADDSFSNEVARKHADDSNPDASFLSAFFGKSGETPSFVGCIGDVTLNGKLLDFANSEIKEISLNGCSLSDDENISTTTTAAPKPTDDSDVAVLPIDEEEESTTTTTTTTTEEPTEEPAEARPDGHCSLPEDPMVQFEDAEGFNFGSQQYSRIEYDILPEAIDKSGEFTFKIRPTSDNGIIFIATNKRTDHIAVMLEHGRVVFTYDTGSGQVIIKSDKSIIDGRWHTIKVSRRGKSAHLIVDDNSYESEGAANQNEDLIETQPPFYVGGVPADLAGFARNLVVGVRSQFSGCIKDFKLNGKSLDNGKEFGTEQCSQFSEPGMYFGKDGGYAIVQKDYEVGLTFGLEVEMRPRMKNGILFSVGVLEYITVEFVNGSIKTTVESGSGGEELWHHPDIENQYCDGQWQSFKISKKRNLLTVAVNGKAHLKILKKAKTDVLTKDPLYFGGLPEGVTNKGIKTNKPFVGCIRFVSFGLKKDRKIRRKKQVDTERFDVFGDVHRNACPAI, encoded by the exons ATGAGTCCGTACGATTCGTCGCCTTGGGCGACGAAGGCTCTATTTTTAATAGTAACATTATTGGCACAATTCACTTATTCTCAAGTTTTGACTCCATCTCAAATCACAATTTCCCACCGAAAACCAATTACCGCTACATCTACCTGTGGAGAAATTCAAGGACAACCGGTGACTGAAATCTATTGCTCTCTGACAG gatCGACACAGTATACACCGCTGAACTCTTATTCGTACCAAGACGATGAACAACAAAAATCGTGGTCTCAATACGAAAATCCAATGGTACGTGGAGGACACGGTTGTGGTCATTGTAATGCTGGAAATGAGAACTCCCATCCAGCAGCTAACATGGTCGACGGAAACAATAGTTGGTGGATGTCTCCTCCACTTTCACGTGGACTCCAGCACAATGAGGTCAACATTACTATTGATTTGGAACAGGAATTCCACGTGGCTTATGTTTGGATTCAAATGGCTAACAGTCCTCGTCCAGGAAGTTGGGTTCTTGAAAGATCAACTGATCATGGAAAGACCTATCAACCATGGTTTAACTTTGCCGAGAACGCTGCTGAATGTATGAGAAGATTCGGAATGGAGTCTCTGTCACCAATTTCAGAGGATGACTCTGTCACCTGTCGTACTGATATGGCCAGTCTTCAACCATTGGAGAATGCTGAGATGGTTATCAGAATTCTTGAGCATAGACCAAGTTCCCGTCAATTTGCAACTTCCGAGgcgcttcaaaatttcacaagaGCAACCAATGTCAGACTTCGTCTTCTTGGAACAAGAACTCTTCAAGGACATTTGATGGATATGAATGAGTGGAGAGACCCAACTGTCACTAGAAGA TACTTCTACGCCATCAAGGAAATTATGATTGGAGGAAGATGTGTGTGCAACGGTCACGCCGTCACCTGTGACATCCTCGAGCCACAAAGACCAAAATCTCTTCTGTGCCGTTGTGAACATAATACATGCGGAGATATGTGTGAGAGATGTTGTCCTGGATTTGTGCAAAAGCAATGGCAAGCCGCCACAGCCCACAATAACTTCACCTGTGAAGCTTGTAACTGTTTCGGACGTTCCAACGAGTGTGAATACGACGCCGAAGTTGATTTGAATAAGCAATCCATTGATTCACAAGGAAATTATGAAGGAGGAGGAGTTTGTAAGAATTGTCGTGAAAATACTGAAGGAGTCAACTGTAACAAGTGTTCTTTTGGATACTTCCGTCCAGAGGGAGTTACATGGAATGAGCCACAGCCATGTAAAGTCTGTGACTGCGACCCTGACAAACACACAGGTGCATGTGCTGAAGAAACTGGAAAGTGCGAATGTCTTCCTCGCTTCGTTGGAGAGGACTGTGATCAGTGCGCATCTGGTTATTATGATGCACCAAAATGCAAACCATGTGAATGTAACGTAAATGGAACAATTGGAGATGTATGTCTTCCAGAAGATGGTCAGTGCCCATGTAAAGCAGGATTCGGAGGAACCTTCTGCGAGACTTGCGCCGATGGATACACTAATGTGACTGCTGGTTGTGTTGAATGTGTCTGTGACGCTACTGGATCAGAACATGGAAATTGTTCTGCATCTACTGGACAGTGCGAGTGTAAACCTGCCTATGCTGGTTTGTCATGTGACAAGTGTCAAGTAGGATATTTTGGAGATGATTGTAAAT tCTGTAACTGTGACCCAATGGGAACAGAAGGAGGTGTTTGCGATCAAACAACTGGACAATGTCTCTGCAAAGAAGGATTCGCTGGAGACAAGTGTGACAGATGTGACATTGCTTTCTACGGATATCCAAACTGCAAAGCTTGTGCCTGTGACGGAGCTGGAATCACTTCTCCAGAATGCGATGCTACTTCTGGACAGTGCCCGTGTAACGGAAACTTCACTGGAAGAACTTGTGATAAGTGTGCTGCAGGATTCTACAACTATCCAGATTGTCGTGGATGTGAATGTCTTCTTTCCGGAGCCAAGGGACAAACGTGTGACAGCAATGGACAGTGTTACTGTAAAGGCAACTTTGAAGGAGAGCGATGTGATCGTTGTAAGCCAAACTTCTACAACTTCCCAATTTGTGAGGAATGCAACTGCAACCCATCTGGAGTCACCAGAGATTTCCAAGGCTGCGATAAAGTGTCTCCAGGAGAACTTTGCTCCTGTAGAAAACATGTTACTGGAAGAATTTGTGATCAATGTAAGCCAACATTCTGGGATCTTCAATACCACCATGAGGATGGATGCAGAAGCTGTGATTGTAATGTCAATGGAACAATTTCTGGATTGAACACTTGTGATCTTAAGACTGGACAATGTATGTGTAAGAAGAACGCAGACGGAAGAAGATGTGACCAGTGTGCTGATGGATTCTATAGACTGAACAGTTACAACCAAATGGGATGTGAATCATGTCACTGTGATATTGGAGGTGCTTTGAGAGCTGAATGTGACATCACATCAGGACAATGTAAATGCCGTCCAAGAGTTACTGGACTCAGGTGTGATCAACCAATTGAGAACCATTACTTCCCAACTTTGTGGCACAATCAATACGAAGCCGAGGATGCGCATACTGAAGATCAAAAACCTGTGAGATTTGCTGTGGATCCTGAGCAATTCGCTGATTTCTCATGGCGCGGATATGCTGTCTTCTCCCCAATCCAAGACAAGATTCTCATTGATGTTGATATTACCAAAGCTACTGTCTATCGTCTTCTCTTCCGTTATCGAAATCCAACAAGTGTTCCGGTAACCGCAACTGTCACTATTAATCCAAGATTTACTCATACCCATGATGTTGAGCAAACTGGAAAAGCTACTTTTGCTCCAGGAGATCTCCCAGCTATGAAGGAAATTACTGTCGATGGAAAGCCATTTGTTTTGAATCCAGGAAAATGGTCACTGGCTATTTCTACAAAACAAAGACTTTTCCTTGACTACGTTGTAGTTCTCCCTGCGGAATATTACGAAGGAACTGTTCTTCGTCAGCGTGCTCCACAGCCATGTCTCTCACACAGTACCAAGAACACCACTTGTGTTGATTTGATCTATCCACCAATTCCATCTGTCTCCAGGCAATTTGTTGATATGGATAAGGTTCCATTTAACTATATCAATGAAGATGGAACTACCACTGCTCTTGAGCATGTTCCAGTGGAAATTCTTCTCTCCGAAATTACAGGACCAGCTGCTTTTGTTCGTGCTGATGAGAATCCAAGAGTTGTTGAAGCTAAATTGGATGTTCCAGAGACTGGAGAGTATGTCATTGTACTCGAATACCACAACAGAGAAGAAACCGATGGAAATATTGGAGTTGGAATTAGCCAAAACGACAAAGAAGTTCTCAATGGAAATGCTGTGATCCATCATTGTCCATATGCCACATTCTGTCGTGAACTTGTTTCTTCTGAAGGAACTATTCCATACATTCCACTTGAAAAGGGTGAAGCTACTGTTAGATTGAACATTAAACCAAATCACGAGTTCGGACTTGCCGGTGTTCAACTAATCAAGAAGTCGGATTTCAGCTCAGAATACTTGCAACAG GTCCCAGTTTGTATTAAAAAGGATGCCCGATGCGTTCAACAGAGCTACCCACCAGCAGCTGATTCAGTCACAACCGAAGCAGAGAGTGGATCAAATATGGATAAGTCTATTCTTGGAGACAAACTTCCATTCCCAGTATCCAATTCAAAAGAGATGCGTGTAGTTCCGCTTGATGATGCCCAG GCAACAGTTGAAATCTCAGGAGTTGTCCCAACAAGGGGACACTATATGTTTATGGTTCATTACTTCAATCCAGACAACACTCCAATCAACATTGATGTTCTCATTCAAAATGAGCACTACTTCCAGGGTGACTCATGCAACTCCTTCGCAtgtt acaacaaGTACTCTTCGCGGTTCATATTCAATG CTTCTGTACCACTCGCTTTTTGCCCATCAATCAGTGGATGTCGTGCTCTTATCAGAGACAAAGAACGACCAGAAGTTATTCAATTCTATATGGACGACAAGTACACCGCCACATTCTACCACAACTCTTCCCAAAAAGGGCCAATTTATATCGACTCTATCACAGCTGTCCCATACAATTCCTACAAGGACAAGCTGATGGAGCCACTTGCTCTCGATCTTTCGAATGAATTCCTGAAGGAGTGCTCCGaagataatctgaaaaatcatccAGAATCAGTCAGTGATTTCTGTAAGCAGAAGATTTTTTCATTGACCACCGATTTCAACGCGGCTGCTCTCTCGTGCGACTGTGTCGCTCAAGGATCTGAATCATTCCAATGTGAACAGTATGGAGGACAATGCAAGTGTAAGCCAGGTGTCATTGGAAGACGATGTGAACGATGTGCTCCAGGATATTACAACTTCCCAGAGTGTATCA aatgtcaGTGTAATGCTGGACAACAATGTGATGAGCGCACCGGTCAATGCTTCTGCCCACCTCATGTTGAAGGACAAACTTGTGATAGATGTGTTAGCAACGCTTTCGGGTACGATCCACTTATCGGATGCCAGAAATGTGGTTGTCATCCACAAGGATCGGAAGGAGGAAATTTGGTTTGCGACCCAGAAAGTGGGCAATGCTTGTGCAGAGAATCTATGGGAGGAAGACAATGTGATAGATGTCTTGCTGGATTCTACGGATTTCCTCATTGTTATGGATGCTCTTGTAACAGAGCTGGAACAACTGAAGAGATTTGTGATGCTACGAATGCTCAGTGCAAGTGCAAGGAAAACGTTTACGGAGGACGTTGTGAAGCTTGTAAAGCTGGAACTTTCGATCTCTCTGCAGAAAATCCACTTGGATGTGTCAACTGCTTCTGCTTCGGTGTCACTGATTCCTGTAGATCTAGCATGTACCCAGTTACAATT ATGTCCGTCGATATGTCTTCATTCCTTACCACTGATGACAATGGAATGGTTGATAACAAGGATGATACTGTTATTTACACTTCTGAAGAAACATCTCCAAACTCTGTGTATTTCAATGTTCCAATTGAGAAAAAGGATTACACTACCAGTTATGGATTGAAGCTCACATTCAAGCTCTCAACTGTTCCACGTGGAGGAAGAAAATCTATGAACGCTGATGCTGACGTCAGACTCACTGGTGCCAATATGACTATTGAATACTGGGCGTCTGAACAACCAACAAATCCAGAAGAACAATTCACTGTCAAATGCAAGCTTGTCCCAGAGAACTTCTTGACTGCCGAAGGAAAAACTGTGACAAGAGAAGAGCTCATGAAGGTTCTCCATTCTCTTCAAAACATAACCTTGAAGGCTTCATATTTTGATCATCCAAAGACAAGTACACTCTATGAGTTTGGACTTGAAATCTCTGAACCAAATGGAGTTGATTCTGTCATCAAGGCTTCTTCCGTTGAACAATGTCAATGCCCAGCTCCATACACTGGTCCATCATGCCAGCTGTGTGCTTCTGGATACCATCGTGTTCAATCTGGAAGTTTCTTGGGAGCTTGTGTACCATGTGAATGCAATGGGCACTCTGCTACATGTGACCCAGATACTGGAATCTGTACTGATTGTGAACACAATACTAATGGAGATCATTGCGAATTCTGTAATGAAGGACACTATGGAAATGCTACTAACGGTTCACCATACGATTGTATGGCTTGTGCCTGCCCATTTGCACCAACCAACAACTTTGCTAAATCCTGTGATGTCTCCGAAGAAGGACAACTTCTTCAATGTAACTGCAAACCAGGATACACTGGGGATAGATGTGATAGATGTGcttctggattttttggaCATCCACAAATATCTGGAGAATCATGCTCACCATGTCAATGTAACGGAAACAATAACCTCACAGACTCTCGATCATGCCATCCAAACAGCGGAGACTGTTATCTCTGCGAACAAAATACTGATGGAAGACATTGTGAGTCATGTGCTGCATGGTTCTATGGAGATGCTGTTACGGCAAAGAATTGTTCTTCCTGCGAATGTAGTCAATGTGGATCGCAATACTGTGACAACAAGAGCGGAGGTTGTGAATGCAAGATCAATGTAGAAGGAGACTCCTGCGATAGATGCAAACCAGATCATTGGGGTTTCTCAAAGTGTCAAGGATGCCAAGGATGTCACTGTGGAACGGCCGCTTTCAATACCCAATGTAATGTTGAGAACGGACAATGCACATGCCGTCCTGGAGCCACTGGCATGCGTTGCGAACACTGTGAGCATGGCTACTGGAACTATGGAGAGCATGGCTGTGACAAGTGTGATTGTGAAGCTGATCTCTCTATGGGAACAGTTTGTGATGTAAGAACTGGACAATGTCACTGCCAAGAAGGAGCTACTGGATCAAGATGTGATCAATGCCTTCCTTCGTATCTCAGAATTCCAACCTATGGATGCAGACGATGTGATGAATGTGTACACCATCTCATTGGAGACGTTGACAACttggaattggaaattgatgTTCTTGGTACTGCCATTGCAAACATTTCTTCTGCTACAATTGTTGGAGCAAGACTTGCCAGAAATAAAAAGGAATTCAATGACATCAATGAAATCACAAAGATGCTCAATGATGAAGAAAACTCTTTTGGAAATGTGTTTGGAGATGCCCAGGATATCCTCACCAACTCTACTCAAATCCAGAACAAACTTGTCAGAACCAAAACTCATTCCCAAAATTCGGTATCCTCTGCAAAGAACATCACTCTCAATGGAACCGAATTCTTGCAAGAAGTCATGAAGAGAGCTCAACGTGCCAGACAAAGTGTCCGAAGTTTAGCTGAAATCGCACTCGCCATTGGATCATCTTCGAAGGCTGTCAATGTCGATCCAAGACTTTTGAAGGAAGCAGAAGAAACATTGATGACTCTTGAAGCAGCATCAGCTGATCAGTATCCAGAGAAAGCTCAGACTGTTCCAGGAAAATTAGAAGAGATTCAGAAGAAGATTCAAGAAGAGACTGAAAAGTTGGACAAACAGAAGGAAACATTTGAAGCTCAGAAAAAGAGAGCCGAAGAACTTGCCGCATATTTGAACAGTGCTCAGCAATTGCTCAAGGAATCAAAGTCAAAGGCTGATAAATCTAATAAC ATTGCAAAGATGCTCCAATTGACCAAAGTTGAAAATCTTGTTGCTGCCATTACTGACGATTTGGAACGCGTTGAAGCCGCCAAGGGAGAGTTCCAAAAGCTCAATGTTGCAATCGGAAACATCACTGAAAACTTAAAAGACAAACGAGAGGAAATGACACATGCTGTCACTACTCTCAATGAAACAAGAAATGATGTTGCTGAAGCACTTGAAGCTGCCAAGAAGAGAGTAAGAAGAGACGAGAAATCAGTTGATATGCAACTTGTAAACGCAAAGGCTCACGAGCTTCACCTCCAGGCCACCACGTTGAGACAGACATTTGACAATAACAAGGACAATACTGATCAAGCTGTTGAAGCTGCAAATGCATTCTCTAATCTTACCGACACATTGAAAAACGCCAAGGCACAGATTGACAATGCTTACGAAGCTTTGAGTGCAGAACCGGCGTTTGCTGAAAGTGTCCAAAATGCTAGAGATAAGCCTTTCCCAGATGAAACTAAGGAAAAGATTGATGCACTCTCGAAGACTGTTTCACAAGACCTTaaggaaactgaaaaactaaagaaaCAACTTGAGCAGTTGACTGAACTTTCCGAGAAACTGAGAAAGAGAAAGGAAGCTGTGAAGGCTGGAATTCCAAAGTACAGTAAGAACACATTGGATTCCATTGACGAGAAAGTTCAAGAAGTTGAGAAATTGAAAGCTGAAATTGACGCAAACATTGAAGAAACTCGCGCCAAGATTTCTGAAATCGCAGGAAAAGCTGAAGAAATCACAGAAAAAGCTAACAGTGCAATGGAAGGAATTCGTCTTGCTCGTAGAAATTCAGTCCAACTTAACAAACTGGCTCCAGTCATCGTTTCCAAATTTGAAGAGCTCAAGAAGTTGAGTTCCGCAAGAAGTGCCAAGGTTGATTCCGTCAGTGATAAGGTTTCTCAAATCAAGGAAATGATTGCTGTTGCTCGTGATGCTGCTAATAGAATTAAACTTGGAGCTCACTTCGAAAAAGGATCATCTCTCGACTTGAACATTCCACAAAGAGTAACCCGTTCTGCTGCTCACGCCGATATCTCGTTCTACTTCAGAACTGAACAAGAACACGGAATTCCACTTTTCTTCGGAAATGAGGAAACTGCTGTCGGAAGTCGTGCTGTTCCAACAGCTGATTATGTTGCTGCCGAAATAGAATATGGACGTccaaagattactgtagatctTGGAGATGCTCCAGCTGTTGTCAAGCTTGACACCCCTGTCAATGATGGATTGTGGAGAAGATTGAACATTGAAAGAATCGGAAAAACGGTCAGCGTGACACTTTCGAAGCCAAACAGCGTTGAAACTGCTGAAACTAAGAGCTCAGTTGCTGGAGGAAACAAGAGTGTTCTCAACCTGAACCAGCAAATCTCTAGACTTTTCGTTGGAGGTGTTCCGACTTCGGCCAGAATAAGCAAGGACTTGTACAATCGTGATTTTGTTGGTGATATTGAATCATTGAAGCTTCACGGTGAACCAATCGGACTTTGGAATTCTCGTGAAAAGGGAAACACAAATGTGAACGGAGCACAGAAGAAACCAAAGATTACTGATAATGCTGATGAGCTTGTCGTTTCTCTTGATGGAGAAGGATACACTTCCTATAAGCCAAGTCATTGGAATCCAAGAAAGGCAACAAAGATCTCTTTGTCCTTCCTCACTTTCTCTCCTCATGGACTTTTGTTCTTTGTTGGAAAAGATAAGGACTTTATGGCTCTTGAGTTGTCTGATGGAGGAGTTAAACTTTCTGTTGATCTTGGATCAGGAGTTGGTCAATGGATTACTGAATCTTCGAACTATAATGATGGAAAATGGCATACTGTTTCAATTGTCAGAGAAGAG aaacacgTCAAAATCATGATCGACGGAGAAACTGAGGTTCTTGAAGGAGATGTTCCTGGAAAAGACTCTGAAATGTCAGTTACTGAATTCCTTTACATTGGAGGAACTCCTTCTGGACTTTCTGTAAGAACTACCATCGTCCCACTTCGAGGGTGCATTAAATCAGTAAAACTGGGATCCGATAATGTTGATTTGGAATCTAGTCACGCCTCGAAGGGAGTCAGAAGTGGATGCCCACTTCACTCAGTTCGTACTGTCTCTTTCTTGTCTGATCGAACAACTGCTTCATTCAACAATGCTACTGAATTCTCAGAAGATGTTTCAGTTACTTTCAAGTTCAAGACAAGATCTATCCGTCAGCCATCATCTCTTTTCACAGTCAATGACGATGAAGACTCAGTTCTCAGTGTCAGTATTAATGAAGATGGAATTCTGACTGTAACAAGTGGAGAGGATATTGCTACCCTTGAACTTGCTGCATCACCAGATGAGAAATGGCATTATGTGTCTATCCGTAAGACGAAATACATTATCAGAATTGATGCTGATGACTCATTCTCTAATGAAGTCGCCAGAAAGCACGCCGATGACTCGAATCCAGATGCAAGCTTCCTCTCCGCGTTCTTCGGAAAATCTGGCGAGACACCTTCATTTGTCGGGTGTATCGGAGATGTTACACTCAATGGAAAACTTCTGGACTTTGCCAATTCCGAGATCAAGGAGATTTCATTGAATGGATGTTCTCTCAGTGATGATGAGAATATTTCAACAACTACTACAGCTGCTCCAAAGCCAACTGATGACTCTGATGTAGCAGTTCTTCCGAttgacgaagaagaagaaagtaCAACAACAACCACCACAACCACAACTGAAGAGCCAACTGAGGAACCAGCAGAG gccaGACCAGATGGTCATTGCAGTCTTCCAGAAGACCCAATGGTCCAATTCGAAGATGCTGAAGGATTTAACTTTGGAAGTCAACAATACAGTAGAATTGAATATGATATCTTGCCAGAGGCTATTGATAAGAG CGGAGAATTCACTTTCAAGATCCGTCCAACTTCTGATAATGGAATAATCTTCATTGCCACCAACAAACGTACTGATCATATTGCCGTCATGCTTGAACATGGTCGTGTTGTCTTCACATATGACACTGGATCCGGCCAAGTTATCATAAAATCTGATAAATCCATCATTGACGGTCGTTGGCATACCATCAAGGTTTCTCGTCGTGGAAAGTCGGCCCACTTGATCGTTGACGATAACTCGTACGAATCTGAAGGAGCTGCCAACCAGAACGAGGATCTCATCGAAACTCAGCCACCATTCTACGTCGGAGGTGTTCCAGCGGATCTTGCTGGATTTGCTAGGAATCTTGTTGTTGGTGTCCGTTCACAGTTCAGTGGATGCATCAAAGATTTCAAGTTGAATGGTAAGAGTTTGGATAACGGAAAGGAATTTGGAACTGAGCAATGCTCCCAGTTCTCCGAACCAGGAATGTACTTTGGAAAGGATGGAGGTTACGCGATTGTTCAGAAGGATTACGAAGTTGGACTTACATTCGGACTAGAAGTTGAAATGAGACCAAGAATGAAGAACGGAATTTTGTTCTCGGTCGGAGTTTTGGAGTATATCACTGTAGAATTTGTGAATGGATCCATCAAAACAACAGTCGAAAGTGGAAGTGGAGGAGAAGAACTTTGGCATCATCCGGATATTGAAAACCAATATTGTGATGGACAATGGCAATCATTCAAG ATCTCAAAGAAGCGAAACCTTCTTACTGTCGCGGTCAACGGCAAGGCTCATctcaaaattctgaagaagGCCAAGACCGACGTCCTTACCAAGGATCCTTTGTACTTCGGAGGTCTTCCAGAAGGAGTCACTAACAAGGGAATCAAAACTAATAAGCCATTCGTCGGATGTATCAGATTCGTTAGCTTCGGATTAAAGAAGGATCGCAAGATTCGTCGCAAGAAGCAAGTTGACACTGAGAGATTTGATGTGTTTGGTGATGTTCATCGCAATGCTTGCCCAGCTATTTAA